The genome window GTTGACAGTGTTGGTCCATAACTCTTGCAGGTCTACAgagaacacactaaacttggaAGTATTTGTTTGGGGTCTTGAATTCCTTGAGGAATGTTTCCCTTTATTGTTTTGCTGTAAAATAGCCAGTGTGTCCTCTATGTCCCTTGAATAAGCAGAATTCCCTCCGGGCCAGGTATTGTCACAGTattaacatatactgtacagtccTCTGcttatgtttaatttattaacTCTGCACAGATCAAATCCATGCATATTTCATGCTTTATTCACAATAACAGAGATAATGCTTGATGTCAGTGCAtcattatttgtgtgtttaggGATGGAGAAGGAAAACTAATGAATTGATTCTCTTTCCGCTGCAATTGTTTTATCAATGTTTCATGACTGACTCTAAACTGAACAAACTTTGATGTTTCTACATTTGCTACaaaaattcctttttttttgtactaacCCAGGAGCAGATGGTGATGTGGATGCTGCAGCCCATCACATcactgctttgttttcatcatgtaACCACAGCCCTGACAAGCCTGTGTACCACCACTTCACCACGGCAACAGACACCAACAACGTGCAGGTGGTCCTCCACATGTTCATAGATCAGATCATCAAGCAGAACCTTGGAACTGTACTCCTGCTGTAAACGTCGCCTGGTGACTGTCATTTTTATGTAACTCGCAGCTCAGAAACTTAAACTGAATCACAGCTGATGTGTCTAAATTAGTTTTACtgtttgttactttttttttaaagctgcaaattctcattttaaaacattttaaataaaaatatttattgatgCGCATGTCttgatatttaatgttttatatcaACCaagtttattttccatttatatAACATTGCCTCATTTTTTAGTTGAAtatttcctttgtcttttgACATGGCAAATGATCATTCAACCAATCTGTTTTGGTAATCTCAGCAAGGGCCTacaacatgatttatttattaatgaaaaCTCAGTCcaaatatatacattaataCAGAATAGTTTTACAGGTTACAGTTTTATCATGaaattgataaataaatggGCGAATGAGTGATCATATTTTCCATTAGAATGtacagtttttaattttcatgtctttttaaaGCAGTATATTCAGGTTTGCTGCTCAGTCTCCTGCACAGTCTGAAGAGTCCAGAGTGAGGAAGATGTCCGCTTTGCACTTGAACGAGCCCTTGACATCCTGGAAGAGTTCACAGCTCTGCAGGATTGGTGTGATGTCTTTGATGCATACGGGCTGCATGgagagaaacaaatgtgtttaaatcaGACCAAGTGACCATTTAAGTACTGAATGATCAAGTGTTTTCTACTACATTTCAGAGGGAGATGCTGCACTCACATTTGTGACTGTTAGTCAAGTGAAATAttttacataaacaaaacagtcaCACTTGAAGACATGACATTTGCTCCACTATTTGTAATTAAATAATGTTCAATGTCCATTTAGCTGCATAATGAGTatacacttaaaataaatacatggatAACTTTTACCCATAATATTACTGTGGTTACATACGCAATAGCAATACTATGATGTAaactaaatataatattaaaaacgCTGACTACTGTTTTGAATGTTATTACATATTAAGTTTTATAATCATTCTTTGTCGTGCATTATTTCAGTGATGCAGAATTTGTATCTTTCTACTCAGTAAAGTGGCTACTAGTCGATTTctggcttcattttttttatatgaaaataaGGTATAGCacaaatataataacaaaaataatgctTCAATATACGGCCAAATCCTACAGCATagagcaaaataaaatgtgaaaggtTCCTTTACACATTTACTGTtaacttcttttattttgagataACCACCAGATGGTATtttgccatttttattttattattttattttattttattttaattaccgTGGATGTTCACGCTAAACAATATGAATCCGGTTTTAAATTGTACATGCATTGAGCTACAACAGCGTGTATGCGTAATGCGTAATGGCACCGCCGTAAAACTCGTAATAGGACACTAGGACACTTACCATGGTCTTCAAGATGGAATTGTGCGCAGTCACTTCAGGAAACGCGCTGTTGGTCGCCGTCTCACCGCTGTCTGACGGCTCCAGCTCTGCTCTCCTGACGTACGGTGACCTCCGAATGCCGGACAGTAAGCCGGACGCCCTGCCCACGGAGTAGTAGCTCGGACCCGCCACCTGCTTGTACCACGCCTCCGTCGGAGTGCACGAGATGAGCACGGAGGTCACCATGATGCGGACGAGAAGTTTAGCTGGCATCTCCATGTCAGGCAGTGAGGTTTTGTGCTGTCGTTGTCACTGCCGGCCACTCCGTTTGTACAGTCTACTTATAGGGACCCCACGCTCATGCGCGCAATTCGCGCGCAATTTTGTCCACGATGAGTATCTCAGAGTGGGTCACTCACACCCTCCACACTCATGTCCTCCACCCCTG of Solea solea chromosome 16, fSolSol10.1, whole genome shotgun sequence contains these proteins:
- the LOC131475605 gene encoding neuropeptide B-like; this encodes MEMPAKLLVRIMVTSVLISCTPTEAWYKQVAGPSYYSVGRASGLLSGIRRSPYVRRAELEPSDSGETATNSAFPEVTAHNSILKTMPVCIKDITPILQSCELFQDVKGSFKCKADIFLTLDSSDCAGD